A single genomic interval of Lewinellaceae bacterium harbors:
- a CDS encoding nuclear transport factor 2 family protein: MEQNLERNKQNAIAFYQMAYDGNPRKAVDLYVGNQYIQHNPAVEDGKEGFIRYFDRMAKEYPDKSVKFVRAIAEGDLVALHTHQIWPGDQEYVTMDFFRFDEQGKIVEHWDAIQEIPERSANENKMY, from the coding sequence ATGGAACAAAACCTCGAAAGGAACAAACAAAACGCGATAGCTTTTTACCAGATGGCCTACGACGGCAATCCCCGCAAGGCGGTTGACCTCTATGTAGGAAACCAGTACATTCAGCACAACCCGGCAGTAGAAGATGGCAAAGAAGGGTTCATCCGGTACTTCGATCGGATGGCCAAAGAATATCCCGATAAGTCGGTCAAATTTGTGCGGGCCATTGCCGAGGGGGATTTGGTTGCGCTTCATACCCATCAAATATGGCCGGGAGATCAGGAATACGTGACGATGGACTTTTTCCGGTTCGACGAACAGGGGAAGATCGTGGAACACTGGGACGCCATCCAGGAGATTCCGGAAAGATCGGCTAATGAGAATAAGATGTATTAG
- a CDS encoding DUF1801 domain-containing protein: protein MKKLHIKISPEVELVFNNYPGSVRKKIVNLRRLIIDAASEIEEITNIEETLKWGEPSYLVKNGSTIRIDWKKKKPDQYAVYFKCTSKLVPTFKMVYNDTFKYEGNRAIVFHINDEIPEAELKKCIAAGLTYHRVKHLPRLGL from the coding sequence ATGAAAAAATTACACATAAAGATAAGCCCCGAAGTGGAATTGGTTTTCAACAATTATCCCGGTTCTGTTCGAAAGAAAATAGTAAACCTGCGAAGGTTAATCATAGACGCAGCAAGCGAAATAGAAGAAATAACAAATATAGAAGAAACATTGAAATGGGGCGAACCCAGCTATCTGGTTAAAAATGGAAGCACGATAAGAATTGACTGGAAAAAGAAAAAACCGGATCAGTATGCTGTTTATTTCAAATGCACAAGCAAGTTGGTGCCAACCTTCAAAATGGTTTATAACGACACCTTTAAGTATGAAGGAAATCGAGCCATAGTTTTTCATATAAACGATGAAATTCCAGAAGCGGAATTGAAAAAGTGTATTGCAGCGGGTTTAACTTATCATAGGGTAAAGCATTTGCCCAGGTTGGGATTATGA
- a CDS encoding D-2-hydroxyacid dehydrogenase has protein sequence MPATDKPARPRIVVLDGHTLNPGDLSWNKLRALGQVNVYEYSAPEQIPERAAEADIILVNKAVIDKAQLARLPALKCICVTATGYNNVDAEQAGKRNIPVCNAVGYGTGSVAQHVFALLLELTNKVQAHHESVLAGQWERSRDFCYTLTPIPELDGRVMGIYGFGRIGQRVAAIAQAFGMEVLATHKHPERDARPGVSFVPLEALFEKSDVVSLHAPLTEENEGIVNAALLSRMKPTAYLINTGRGGLIDEPALKLALQSARLAGAALDVLSEEPPRNGSVLFDAPNCLVTPHIAWATREARQRLLDISVENVRAFLRGEPGNVVN, from the coding sequence ATGCCTGCAACCGACAAACCTGCCCGCCCCAGGATCGTAGTGCTCGACGGCCACACCCTAAACCCCGGCGACCTGAGCTGGAACAAGCTCCGCGCCTTGGGGCAGGTAAACGTTTACGAATACAGCGCCCCGGAACAGATTCCTGAACGGGCGGCTGAAGCGGATATCATCCTGGTCAACAAGGCTGTGATCGACAAGGCGCAACTGGCCCGGCTGCCGGCCCTGAAGTGCATCTGCGTGACCGCAACCGGCTATAATAATGTGGATGCGGAACAGGCCGGGAAACGGAACATCCCCGTCTGCAATGCGGTGGGATACGGCACCGGGTCGGTGGCTCAGCACGTTTTTGCCCTGCTGCTGGAATTGACGAACAAAGTGCAGGCCCACCACGAAAGCGTGCTGGCTGGGCAGTGGGAGAGAAGCCGCGACTTTTGCTACACCCTAACTCCCATTCCCGAACTGGACGGCCGGGTGATGGGCATCTACGGCTTTGGCCGGATCGGGCAGCGCGTCGCAGCTATCGCTCAGGCTTTTGGCATGGAGGTGCTTGCCACCCACAAGCATCCGGAACGGGACGCCCGCCCGGGCGTGTCTTTCGTGCCGCTGGAGGCGCTGTTCGAAAAAAGCGATGTGGTGTCTTTGCATGCCCCTCTTACTGAAGAAAACGAGGGCATCGTCAACGCCGCCCTGCTGAGCCGCATGAAGCCCACCGCCTACCTGATCAACACCGGCAGGGGAGGGCTCATTGACGAGCCTGCCCTGAAGCTGGCCCTGCAGAGCGCCCGGCTGGCCGGCGCTGCTCTCGACGTCTTGTCCGAAGAACCGCCCCGCAATGGCAGCGTGCTCTTCGATGCGCCCAACTGCCTCGTCACGCCTCATATTGCCTGGGCAACCCGTGAGGCAAGGCAGCGCCTGCTGGACATCTCGGTGGAAAATGTAAGGGCCTTTCTAAGGGGGGAGCCGGGGAATGTGGTTAATTGA
- a CDS encoding PAS domain-containing sensor histidine kinase, with product MQSQKTLEAVINTAVDGIIVINEKGIVQMANQAASRLFGYDKEEMTGRNVNMLMPSPHAAKHDSYIGNYLDTGIGKIIGIGREVKGLRKDGSQFPFKLGVSRVELEGTILFAGVIHDLTEQKRAEARILYLNKELEQKVEERTEKLTEVVNKLLQSNIKLEREIKERKAAEAALRQNQEELRRSLEKEKELSELKSRFVSMASHEFRTPLTTIASSAELLGLYTESAQQEKRDKHLRRIQSSVTNLTGILGDFLSLSKLEEGKIQINPVYFTVEELGEEVVEEMQSLLKPGQKIQTDFQSGHLEAYLDKKILKNIFINLLSNAIKYSGENSTVFFQLEQDGQNISASIRDEGIGIPKEDQKHLFTRFFRAANSVNIQGTGLGLNIVKRYVDLLGGKIRFKSEEGKGTSFFVDILWKRQ from the coding sequence CTGCAAAGCCAAAAAACGCTGGAAGCCGTCATCAATACCGCAGTCGACGGCATCATCGTCATCAACGAAAAGGGCATCGTGCAAATGGCTAATCAGGCGGCCTCCAGGCTCTTCGGATACGACAAGGAGGAGATGACAGGGCGGAATGTCAACATGCTCATGCCCTCGCCGCACGCCGCCAAACACGATTCCTACATCGGCAATTACCTCGACACCGGCATCGGCAAGATCATCGGCATCGGCAGGGAGGTCAAAGGGTTGCGCAAAGACGGCAGCCAATTCCCTTTCAAACTGGGGGTGAGCCGGGTAGAACTCGAAGGCACAATCCTCTTCGCAGGCGTCATCCACGACCTGACCGAACAAAAGCGCGCCGAAGCGCGTATCCTTTACCTGAATAAGGAGTTGGAGCAGAAAGTCGAAGAACGCACAGAAAAACTGACCGAGGTGGTCAACAAGCTGCTGCAGTCCAACATCAAGCTGGAACGGGAAATCAAAGAACGCAAAGCCGCCGAAGCCGCCCTGCGCCAAAACCAGGAAGAGCTCCGCCGCTCCCTGGAAAAGGAAAAAGAACTCAGCGAGCTGAAATCCCGCTTTGTGTCTATGGCCTCCCATGAATTTCGAACCCCGCTGACGACCATAGCCTCTTCGGCAGAACTGCTGGGGTTGTACACCGAGAGCGCACAGCAGGAAAAACGCGACAAACACCTGCGCCGGATTCAATCGTCAGTGACCAACCTCACCGGCATCCTGGGCGATTTCCTATCGCTCAGCAAACTGGAGGAAGGCAAGATACAGATCAATCCGGTCTACTTTACCGTCGAGGAACTGGGGGAAGAAGTCGTCGAAGAAATGCAAAGCCTGCTCAAACCAGGTCAAAAAATACAAACGGACTTCCAAAGCGGCCACCTGGAAGCTTACCTGGACAAAAAAATACTTAAGAATATTTTTATCAACCTCCTGTCCAACGCCATTAAATATTCCGGCGAAAACAGCACCGTTTTCTTCCAACTGGAGCAGGATGGCCAAAACATTTCGGCCAGCATCCGGGACGAGGGCATCGGCATCCCCAAAGAAGACCAGAAACATTTGTTTACGCGGTTCTTCCGCGCCGCCAACTCCGTCAACATCCAGGGTACCGGGCTGGGGCTGAATATCGTCAAACGCTATGTCGACCTGCTGGGTGGAAAAATCCGGTTTAAGAGCGAGGAAGGGAAGGGAACTTCTTTCTTCGTGGACATTTTATGGAAAAGGCAATAA
- a CDS encoding serine hydrolase — protein MKKSLKYIIGILVLLASITFFSAWKIAPVGTGYTAKYLCSHVFTSGQDPEEAMELFIEPVHPLFKTVRYRVDYEHKEVSAWFLGFLRPATAVYREGCGCTLLVDKDRKALLEQAEGLAIEHPVLKDTLWPIGNRVDKETIPPNVDIEKLNERLRREFQETASDPGERVNTLAIVVAYQDRIIAERYRPGISESTPLLSWSASKSITSALTGRLVQTKGLDIHRAAGFPTWEKDGRSAIAIDHLLRMESGLEFDERYVPMSDAVEMLYESPDMGAYALSKPLGAQPGTRWSYSSGTTNILSKILLAQAGGSFRSLEEFAHHEFFNKLGMATAIFEHDESGAFVGSSYFYASARDWLRFALLYKNKGAWNGEQLLPESWVEYSLTPTPHAPDGRYGAQIWLNAGAPGSEERLLPRLPRDLYAFEGYQGQWVVVIPSKDLMVARFGVTHTQNWSVEELLLDILGAID, from the coding sequence ATGAAAAAGTCCCTGAAATACATCATCGGCATCCTGGTTTTGCTGGCGTCGATAACTTTTTTCTCCGCCTGGAAAATAGCCCCGGTAGGCACCGGCTACACCGCCAAATACCTTTGCTCTCACGTTTTTACCTCCGGGCAGGATCCGGAAGAAGCCATGGAGTTGTTCATCGAACCGGTCCATCCGTTGTTCAAAACAGTCCGCTACCGGGTGGACTATGAGCATAAAGAGGTGTCTGCCTGGTTTCTCGGCTTTCTCCGGCCGGCAACCGCCGTGTACCGGGAGGGCTGCGGCTGCACCCTGCTCGTGGACAAGGATCGCAAGGCCTTATTGGAACAAGCCGAAGGACTGGCCATAGAACACCCCGTCCTGAAAGATACGCTTTGGCCCATCGGCAACCGGGTAGATAAAGAAACCATCCCACCCAACGTCGATATCGAAAAGCTGAACGAGCGGCTCCGCCGGGAATTCCAAGAAACTGCCTCCGATCCCGGGGAGCGGGTCAATACCCTGGCCATCGTGGTGGCTTACCAGGACAGGATCATTGCCGAGCGGTACCGCCCGGGAATCAGCGAAAGCACCCCGCTGCTGTCGTGGTCGGCTTCCAAAAGCATTACCAGCGCGTTGACCGGAAGGCTGGTGCAAACCAAAGGCCTCGATATTCACCGGGCGGCGGGCTTTCCGACCTGGGAAAAAGACGGGAGAAGCGCCATTGCCATCGACCACCTGCTGCGCATGGAAAGCGGCCTGGAATTTGACGAGCGGTATGTCCCAATGTCCGATGCCGTGGAAATGCTCTACGAATCTCCGGATATGGGAGCGTATGCCCTGTCGAAGCCCCTCGGCGCTCAGCCCGGCACGCGGTGGAGTTACTCCAGCGGCACCACCAACATCCTGTCGAAGATACTGCTGGCGCAGGCCGGCGGCAGCTTCCGCAGCCTGGAGGAGTTTGCCCACCATGAGTTCTTCAACAAGCTGGGCATGGCCACCGCCATTTTCGAGCACGACGAGAGCGGAGCCTTCGTCGGTTCCAGTTATTTCTATGCCAGCGCCCGCGATTGGCTGCGGTTTGCTTTGCTCTACAAAAACAAGGGTGCCTGGAACGGAGAACAATTGCTGCCGGAAAGCTGGGTGGAGTATTCCCTCACCCCCACGCCTCATGCCCCCGACGGCAGGTACGGCGCGCAGATCTGGCTCAACGCGGGCGCCCCGGGCTCGGAGGAAAGGCTGCTTCCCCGCTTGCCCAGAGATTTGTACGCCTTCGAGGGGTATCAGGGGCAGTGGGTTGTGGTGATCCCTTCCAAAGATTTGATGGTTGCGCGCTTTGGCGTGACCCATACCCAAAACTGGAGCGTGGAAGAGCTTCTGCTGGATATTTTGGGTGCCATTGATTAA
- a CDS encoding TonB-dependent receptor plug domain-containing protein translates to MFCRIKALRPTLPSSIHIKTITVKAYTIIIFLLLPGINAWCQQQVKGHVFDSSASLPLARATVRAPGMGGTATDKDGAFVIECKGAMEITVSYIGYETYRQVVEGCPDELQIGLAPSASTLNEVEITATSNQDKTLLQQPLSIVKLSGIELKRSAGLYLDDAVNTNIPGVFMQRRTISAGQQFNIRGYGNGLRGTNGINSNFDGQGSKVYLNGIPITDAEGITVMDDIDFASVGDVELSKGPSGTLYGLAIAGVVNLQTRKAEKNKTSVGQDIMLGSYGLVRATTHVAIGGERSSLLANYGRQEFDGYMPHTASHKDFVNVIGDFALNEKQNLTAYMGYSDSYDERNGELTIEQYQTLDYSGNSRYIANNAHSAVISFRAGVGHTYHFNGHVSNTTTFFGSSQNMDYSSAGGWTDKSLLNYGLRSTFDLRFRLAENLELTGLAGVEMQKMNTQANGYQMEPDSTNLSGYNVIGDIKSIQATSSATASYFTQWTLGLPGGISITAGLGYSAMALSLQDRLWASSNNHPGSAVPREYNATYDNMLSPTVAINKKISDIASAYVSYSVGYKAPVSSYFYIPVTGAVNTGLKPEKGVQVELGTKGRLLDHRLFYTLAVFNARFSDKMTAVSVQNPDNTATLYSYIVNGGSLNNKGVELLVKYAAMESDSRFVKSFRPFANLAYSDFRYEDFQYQAIGGDKDGRDSVLAYDFSGNAVAGVPPIVFNLGFDVDTKAGLYGNVFYNHRGPMYFTSDEAHQTESYGVLNAKLGYRKTLGHFGLDVFAGANNIAGTQYYYMVFLNQLPDAYIPAPREINFFGGANLKYVF, encoded by the coding sequence ATGTTTTGCCGCATAAAGGCATTGCGCCCAACCCTTCCTTCATCCATTCACATTAAAACAATAACCGTGAAGGCATATACAATCATTATATTTTTATTGCTGCCGGGCATAAACGCCTGGTGCCAGCAGCAGGTAAAAGGGCATGTTTTTGATTCCAGCGCCAGCCTCCCGCTGGCCCGGGCAACCGTCCGGGCTCCGGGAATGGGAGGGACAGCCACCGATAAGGACGGCGCATTTGTTATAGAATGTAAAGGCGCTATGGAAATCACCGTTTCTTATATCGGTTACGAAACGTACCGGCAAGTCGTGGAGGGCTGTCCGGATGAACTGCAAATCGGCCTGGCGCCTTCCGCAAGCACCTTGAATGAGGTGGAGATAACGGCAACTTCCAACCAGGACAAAACCCTGTTGCAGCAGCCTTTATCCATTGTCAAACTGAGCGGCATAGAGCTCAAACGCTCGGCCGGCCTGTACCTGGACGATGCGGTCAACACCAATATTCCGGGCGTTTTCATGCAGAGAAGAACCATTTCCGCCGGCCAGCAATTTAATATCCGGGGATACGGAAACGGCCTGAGGGGAACCAACGGCATCAACAGCAACTTCGACGGACAGGGGTCGAAAGTTTATCTGAACGGAATTCCCATTACCGATGCCGAAGGGATAACCGTCATGGACGATATTGACTTTGCCTCCGTCGGGGATGTAGAATTGAGCAAAGGCCCTTCCGGAACGCTCTATGGGTTGGCTATCGCCGGGGTGGTTAACTTGCAAACCCGGAAGGCAGAAAAAAACAAAACCTCGGTAGGGCAGGATATCATGCTGGGCAGCTATGGCCTGGTGCGCGCTACGACGCACGTTGCCATAGGAGGGGAACGATCTTCCCTGCTGGCGAATTACGGGCGGCAGGAGTTCGACGGCTACATGCCCCACACCGCTTCGCACAAGGATTTTGTGAATGTAATCGGCGATTTTGCCCTGAACGAAAAACAAAACCTTACAGCCTACATGGGTTACAGCGACAGCTACGACGAGCGGAACGGCGAGTTGACCATCGAGCAGTATCAAACCCTGGACTACTCCGGAAACTCCAGATACATTGCCAACAACGCGCATTCTGCAGTGATTTCTTTCCGGGCAGGCGTGGGGCATACCTATCATTTTAACGGGCATGTTTCCAATACCACCACCTTTTTCGGCTCCTCCCAGAATATGGACTACAGCTCTGCAGGAGGCTGGACGGACAAAAGCCTGTTGAATTATGGTTTGCGGTCCACTTTTGATCTGCGCTTTCGCCTGGCCGAAAATTTGGAACTGACGGGGTTGGCCGGCGTTGAAATGCAGAAAATGAACACCCAGGCCAACGGGTACCAGATGGAACCCGACAGCACCAACCTCAGCGGCTACAACGTCATCGGCGACATCAAAAGCATACAGGCTACGTCAAGTGCAACGGCTTCCTATTTCACGCAGTGGACGCTGGGGCTTCCAGGAGGCATCAGCATTACTGCCGGGCTGGGTTATAGCGCCATGGCCCTGAGTTTGCAGGACCGCCTGTGGGCTTCGTCGAACAACCATCCGGGCAGCGCCGTGCCCCGGGAATACAACGCTACCTACGATAACATGCTCTCTCCCACAGTTGCCATAAACAAAAAAATTAGCGACATAGCTTCGGCTTATGTTTCTTATTCAGTTGGATACAAAGCCCCGGTAAGTTCCTATTTTTACATTCCGGTCACCGGAGCCGTGAATACCGGCCTGAAGCCTGAAAAAGGCGTTCAGGTGGAATTGGGAACGAAAGGGCGCTTGTTGGATCACCGGTTATTCTATACCTTAGCCGTGTTCAACGCCCGGTTCTCCGATAAGATGACTGCGGTTTCGGTTCAAAACCCGGATAATACAGCCACTTTGTATTCGTACATCGTCAACGGAGGAAGCCTGAACAACAAGGGCGTGGAACTGCTCGTCAAATACGCGGCTATGGAATCCGACAGCCGGTTTGTCAAGTCGTTCCGGCCCTTTGCCAACCTCGCGTATTCTGATTTCCGGTATGAGGACTTCCAGTACCAGGCGATAGGCGGGGATAAAGACGGCCGGGATAGCGTTTTGGCATACGATTTCAGTGGGAATGCGGTGGCCGGCGTCCCGCCAATCGTATTCAACCTGGGATTCGACGTAGACACGAAGGCCGGTTTGTATGGCAATGTGTTTTACAACCACCGGGGCCCCATGTATTTCACTTCCGACGAGGCCCATCAAACCGAGAGTTACGGCGTCCTGAACGCCAAACTGGGCTACCGAAAAACCCTCGGGCATTTTGGACTCGATGTTTTTGCCGGCGCCAACAATATTGCCGGCACTCAATATTACTATATGGTATTCTTAAACCAGTTGCCCGACGCTTATATACCCGCCCCCAGGGAAATAAATTTTTTCGGAGGGGCTAACCTGAAGTATGTTTTTTGA
- the lysM gene encoding peptidoglycan-binding protein LysM encodes MGIFSFLKNAGAKLFSKETEAARKTTETTSTAKVDAFAQQKAALLKTAVEGLGLNVRNLHVDLQDDTAIVSGEVDSQSEREKVILALGNVTGIAAVDDRLTVSAPEPEAEAQFYEVKSGDSLSKIAKKFYGNAMKYPVIFEANKPMLQDPDKIYPGQVLRIPPLD; translated from the coding sequence ATGGGAATTTTTTCATTTTTGAAGAACGCTGGCGCCAAACTCTTTTCCAAAGAAACGGAAGCCGCCCGGAAAACCACGGAAACCACAAGCACAGCAAAGGTTGACGCTTTCGCCCAACAAAAAGCGGCGCTGCTGAAAACCGCCGTTGAAGGGCTGGGGCTGAACGTCAGGAACCTGCACGTAGACTTGCAGGACGACACTGCCATCGTATCCGGAGAAGTGGACTCGCAGTCCGAGCGCGAAAAAGTGATTCTGGCCCTGGGCAATGTCACAGGCATTGCCGCTGTTGACGACCGGCTGACCGTCTCCGCTCCGGAACCGGAAGCGGAAGCTCAGTTCTACGAAGTCAAAAGCGGAGACTCGCTCTCCAAGATCGCCAAGAAGTTTTATGGCAACGCCATGAAGTACCCGGTTATCTTCGAAGCCAACAAGCCTATGCTGCAGGACCCCGACAAAATCTATCCGGGGCAGGTGCTGCGCATTCCGCCGCTGGATTAG
- a CDS encoding GNAT family N-acetyltransferase, with product MLFPNLLTERLLLRPLNIRDAPEVMALRSDARVNEFIDRPQAINLEEARQFIEKIEAGFNSKNWLYWAITPQGNDSLIGTICLWNFSADGAQAEVGYELSPAFQRQGFMQEALSEVLRHGFNGLKLKIITALLREDNIPSVQLLKRNGFQLDAGFEHVPEAAAAGLAVYFLGSVGENS from the coding sequence ATGTTATTCCCCAATCTACTCACTGAAAGGTTGTTGTTGAGGCCACTGAACATCCGGGATGCCCCGGAGGTCATGGCCCTCCGTTCTGATGCCCGGGTAAATGAATTCATCGACCGGCCCCAGGCAATAAACCTGGAAGAGGCCAGGCAGTTCATCGAAAAGATCGAGGCCGGGTTTAACAGTAAGAATTGGCTTTACTGGGCCATCACTCCACAGGGCAACGACAGCCTGATCGGGACGATCTGCCTGTGGAATTTTTCTGCCGACGGTGCTCAGGCAGAGGTCGGTTACGAATTGAGCCCGGCCTTCCAACGGCAGGGTTTCATGCAGGAGGCCCTGTCGGAAGTACTCAGGCATGGGTTCAATGGCCTGAAGCTCAAAATCATTACCGCGCTGCTCCGGGAGGATAATATACCCTCTGTTCAGTTACTCAAAAGGAATGGGTTTCAACTGGATGCCGGCTTTGAGCACGTGCCTGAAGCGGCGGCCGCCGGCCTGGCCGTGTATTTCCTGGGCAGCGTTGGCGAAAATTCATAA